One genomic segment of Candidatus Marsarchaeota archaeon includes these proteins:
- the rpmC gene encoding 50S ribosomal protein L29 — protein MDKTMLYNEQVLVIKIKDIRALPTTTLKSRLDELSLELAIEKRKVASTGVSSKVVKTRELKKTIARINTILKERGAPQ, from the coding sequence ATGGACAAAACAATGCTGTACAACGAACAGGTGCTTGTTATAAAGATAAAAGACATAAGGGCTCTGCCCACCACCACTCTGAAATCAAGGCTTGATGAACTCTCTCTTGAGCTAGCGATCGAGAAGAGGAAGGTCGCCTCAACGGGAGTTTCGAGCAAGGTGGTCAAGACCCGCGAGCTGAAGAAGACAATCGCAAGGATAAATACCATCCTTAAAGAGAGAGGTGCGCCTCAGTAA
- the yciH gene encoding stress response translation initiation inhibitor YciH, protein MTDICPKCGLPKELCVCDVLDKEVEGKIKVYLKKAKFDKIMTIVEGINPDEVEDTTKDLKRSLACGGTSKDGMIELQGNHKGKVKNVLIGLGYKEGNIDIA, encoded by the coding sequence ATGACCGACATATGCCCAAAGTGCGGACTTCCCAAGGAGCTTTGCGTATGCGACGTCCTTGACAAGGAGGTGGAGGGCAAGATAAAGGTCTACCTGAAGAAGGCCAAGTTCGATAAGATCATGACGATAGTTGAGGGGATCAACCCCGATGAAGTGGAAGACACCACGAAAGACCTCAAGCGCTCTCTCGCGTGCGGCGGTACGTCAAAGGACGGCATGATAGAGCTCCAGGGCAACCATAAGGGCAAGGTCAAGAACGTGCTCATAGGCCTCGGCTACAAGGAGGGCAACATAGACATCGCATGA
- a CDS encoding tRNA methyltransferase, with protein MGKVYVLRIGHRPERDKRVTTHVGLVARAFGANGFVLEGDDSHVLAAVRGVLERWGGRGFALESAKDGKAYVRRWKRAGGAVAHLTMYGINIKDAPKMPPRKPLLVVVGAEKVEPWYYRNATYNIAIGNQPHSEVAALAIFLDRLGKGKELARSFPGAHMKIIPQKSGKKVVRI; from the coding sequence ATGGGGAAGGTATACGTGCTCAGGATCGGCCACAGGCCGGAGCGAGACAAGCGCGTAACGACGCACGTCGGGCTGGTGGCGCGGGCATTCGGAGCGAACGGCTTCGTTCTTGAGGGCGACGACAGCCATGTGCTCGCGGCTGTGCGCGGGGTCCTTGAGAGGTGGGGCGGCAGGGGCTTCGCCCTGGAGAGCGCGAAAGACGGCAAAGCGTATGTTAGGAGATGGAAGCGTGCTGGCGGTGCTGTGGCGCATCTTACGATGTACGGAATCAACATAAAAGATGCGCCCAAGATGCCGCCGAGAAAGCCGCTGCTTGTGGTTGTCGGGGCGGAGAAGGTGGAGCCATGGTATTACCGCAACGCGACTTACAACATAGCAATAGGCAACCAGCCGCACTCCGAGGTCGCGGCTCTCGCGATATTCCTTGACAGGCTTGGCAAAGGCAAAGAGCTGGCCAGGAGCTTCCCCGGCGCGCACATGAAGATAATCCCCCAGAAATCAGGAAAGAAAGTGGTCAGGATATAG
- the tsaD gene encoding tRNA (adenosine(37)-N6)-threonylcarbamoyltransferase complex transferase subunit TsaD, with protein MAVLGIESSAHTFGAGVVENGAVLSNAKAMYNITSAGMIPSRAAELHSRNAAKTVRSAMRQAGLGFDDINAIGYTRGPGIGHCLRVGMLAAKTLSSALGVPLYPINHALAHIEVTRHLSGFKDPLALYVSGGNSQILGMANDPFRHYSVYGETFDIGVGNMLDNFARAAHLNPSWGSSVAKLAEGGHYIRMPYTVKGMDFTFTGLLTSAVKMLAGHKHSDVAFSLQETAFAMLVEATERAMLLTRRRSVIACGGVAQSVRLTSMLRAMVAQHKSEFFVAPNEYNADNGAMIALVAEKMHKAHAIVHARELNIMQRFRVDSARVWW; from the coding sequence ATGGCAGTGCTCGGAATAGAGAGCAGCGCGCACACCTTCGGCGCAGGGGTAGTCGAAAACGGAGCCGTGCTCTCGAATGCCAAGGCCATGTACAACATAACGAGCGCAGGAATGATACCCTCTAGGGCGGCGGAGCTCCATTCCAGGAACGCGGCCAAGACTGTGCGCTCGGCAATGAGGCAGGCCGGGTTGGGCTTCGACGATATAAATGCCATAGGCTACACGCGCGGCCCAGGCATAGGCCACTGCCTGCGCGTAGGCATGCTCGCCGCAAAGACTCTTTCAAGCGCTCTCGGCGTGCCTCTCTATCCTATCAACCATGCGCTGGCGCACATAGAGGTGACGCGCCATCTCTCGGGCTTCAAGGATCCGCTTGCGCTTTACGTCAGCGGAGGCAACTCCCAGATCCTTGGCATGGCCAACGACCCCTTCAGGCATTACAGCGTGTACGGAGAGACGTTCGACATAGGCGTCGGCAACATGCTCGACAATTTCGCGAGGGCGGCGCACCTCAACCCCTCATGGGGATCCAGCGTGGCCAAGCTGGCCGAGGGCGGGCATTACATACGCATGCCTTACACCGTCAAGGGCATGGATTTCACGTTCACCGGACTGCTGACCAGCGCCGTGAAGATGCTTGCAGGGCACAAGCACAGCGATGTCGCGTTCTCCCTCCAGGAGACTGCATTCGCCATGCTTGTCGAGGCGACTGAGCGCGCGATGCTCCTGACCCGCAGGCGCAGCGTAATAGCGTGCGGCGGAGTGGCGCAGAGCGTGCGCCTCACATCGATGCTGCGCGCCATGGTGGCGCAGCATAAGTCTGAATTCTTCGTGGCCCCGAACGAATACAATGCAGACAACGGCGCCATGATTGCGCTTGTGGCCGAGAAGATGCACAAGGCCCATGCGATTGTTCATGCGCGGGAGCTCAACATAATGCAGAGGTTCAGGGTGGACTCTGCGAGGGTGTGGTGGTAA
- a CDS encoding Kae1-associated serine/threonine protein kinase, translating into MRKLAEGAEADVYEGSFIGMDVIVKRRRRKPYIAAELEEDLRLRRTKNEARIIGVASERGISVPPVLMVGLDAIYMGRVDGEPLSSYIAHAGRGARQRIFASAGAALMEMHRLGIAHGDYTPANMLVDRARRLWIIDFGLAAQSASTEDKALDVLLLKRAVSAIDYDAFVKAYSRHNGAAQVLRKLADIERRGRYQARSLAESEEPQGSD; encoded by the coding sequence ATGCGGAAACTGGCAGAGGGCGCAGAGGCTGACGTATACGAAGGCTCATTCATAGGCATGGACGTGATCGTGAAGCGCAGGCGCCGGAAGCCATACATTGCGGCAGAACTCGAAGAGGACCTGCGCCTTCGCCGCACCAAGAACGAGGCCCGCATAATCGGCGTGGCGAGCGAGCGCGGCATAAGCGTGCCGCCAGTGCTGATGGTGGGACTAGACGCGATATACATGGGCCGCGTAGACGGCGAGCCCCTGTCGTCATACATCGCGCATGCTGGCAGAGGCGCACGCCAACGCATTTTTGCATCGGCAGGCGCTGCCCTAATGGAGATGCACAGGCTTGGCATAGCACATGGCGACTACACGCCCGCCAACATGCTGGTTGACAGAGCCCGCAGGCTTTGGATCATAGACTTCGGCCTTGCAGCGCAGTCCGCTTCGACAGAGGACAAGGCACTCGACGTTCTCCTGCTCAAGCGCGCCGTAAGTGCAATCGATTACGACGCCTTCGTCAAAGCCTACTCAAGGCATAATGGCGCTGCGCAGGTTCTGCGCAAACTCGCAGATATAGAACGCCGCGGCAGGTACCAGGCTAGGTCGCTTGCCGAATCCGAAGAACCGCAAGGCAGCGATTGA